A window of Pedococcus badiiscoriae genomic DNA:
ATTGGTCCCTGGTGCAACGCGTGTGACGCGTGTGTCCGGTGTGACCTTCGCGTAGCCTGCGGAGCATGGCGACACGTCCGTCCACCTCGACACGCTCCTCCGCGGGCCGTGGCACAGCAACACGCCCCGCCAACCGCAAGAGCAGCGGCCCCCGCAAGTCGCCTGCCCGCGGCAAGACCAGTGGTGGCGGCCTGCCGTTTCCCCTGCGCGCCGTCAGGGGCACCTGGATGGGCATGGCGCACGTCGCCGGCGGAGCGGTGCGCAAGGTCGGCAGCAGCGCCCGCGAGCTCGAGCCCGAGCACCGCCGTGACGGCCTGGGATTCACCCTCATCGGCCTGTCGATCGTCGTGGCCGCCCGCGAGTGGTGGGCCTTCAACGGTGCGATCGGCGACGTCATCCACGCGGTCGTGGCCGGCACGTTCGGGCGCGTGGCCTATGCCGTGCCGCTCGCCCTGCTCTTCCTCGGCATCCGCTTCCTGCGCGCACCGCAGGACGACTCGGCCAACTCACGCATCGGCGTGGGCCTGGGAGCGCTCGCCTTCGCCGCGTGCGGCCTGGCCCACGTGGCCGCAGGCATCCCGTCACCGCCGCACGGCGCTGACGGGATGCGCAACGGCGGCGGCATCATCGGGTTCCTGGCCTCCAGCCCGCTGGCGGCCGCGGTCTCGGTCTACGGCACCGTGCCGATCCTGTTGATGCTCGGCTTCTTCGGCGTCCTGGTGATGTCCGCGACGCCGGTGCACATGGTGCCGACCCGGCTGGCCGAGCTGCGCGACCACCTCCTGCACCGAGGGGCCGCAGACTCAGGCCCCGATGCGCCGACCGACGTGGTCGAGGACAAGCCGAAGCGTCGTCGCCGCGTGATCGACCCGGAGGGTCCCCTCGAGGGGGACGAGGCGTTCGAGCAGGCCGCGCTGGTGGCCCCGGACGGTCGCAGGTTCCGGCCGGGTGAGAAGCGCCCGACCTCGCCCGGGGTGCTGGCCCCGTCGGCACCGGCCGACCCGACGTCTCCGATGCGGACCCCCGCCGTCGAGGTCAAGGCAGCCCTGGAGGCGCCACCGACGACGCCGCTGCCCCAGCGCGTCGAGCAGCTGGCGCTGGCCGGCGACATCACCTACACGTTGCCCGACAACGCGATCCTCGAACCCGGCTCGCCGCACAAGACGCGCAGCGCCGCCAACGACCGGGTGGTCGAGTCGCTCACCCAGGTGCTCGAGCAGTTCGACATCGACGCCCAGGTGACGGGCTTCAGCCGCGGCCCGACGGTCACCCGCTACGAGGTCGAGCTCGGCCGCGGCACCAAGGTCGAGCGCGTCACCGCGCTCTCCAAGAACATCGCGTATGCCGTGGCGTCCGCGGACGTCCGCATCCTGTCGCCGATCCCGGGCAAGTCCGCGATCGGCATCGAGATCCCCAACGCCGACCGCGAGAAGGTCAGCCTCGGTGACGTCCTGCGCAGCCAGGCGGCGCGCGGCAACGAGCACCCGATGGTGATGGGGGTCGGCAAGGACGTCGAGGGCGGCTACGTCATCGCCAACCTCGCCAAGATGCCCCACCTGCTCGTCGCCGGCGCCACCGGCGCCGGCAAGTCCAGCTTCGTCAACTCGATGATCACCTCGATCCTCATGCGCGCGACGCCGGACGAGGTGCGCATGGTCCTGGTGGACCCCAAGCGGGTGGAGCTCACGGCATACGAGGGGATCCCACACCTCATCACCCCGATCATCACGAACCCCAAGAAGGCCGCGGAGGCGCTCGCCTGGGTGGTCCGCGAGATGGACACCCGCTACGACGACCTGGCCCAGTTCGGGTTCAAGCACATCGACGACTTCAACAAGGCCGTCAAGGCGGGCAAGGTCAAGCCGCTGCCGGGGTCGGAGCGGACCATCCACCCCTACCCGTACCTGCTGGTCATCGTCGACGAGCTCGCCGACCTGATGATGGTCGCGCCGCGAGACGTCGAGGAGTCGATCGTCCGGATCACCCAGCTCGCACGGGCCGCCGGCATCCACCTGGTGCTGGCCACGCAGCGTCCCTCGGTCGACGTCGTCACCGGTCTGATCAAGGCCAACGTCCCCTCGCGGATGGCCTTCGCGACGTCCTCGCTGGCCGACAGCCGGGTCGTGCTCGACCAGCCCGGTGCCGAGAAGCTGATCGGACAGGGCGACGCGCTGTTCCTGCCGATGGGCTCGTCCAAGACGATGCGCGTCCAGGGCGCCTGGGTCACCGAGTCCGAGATCCAGCAGGTCGTCAAGCACGTGACCGGCCAGCTCAAGCCCAGCTACCGCGAGGACGTGACCGTGGTCGCGGCCAAGAAGCAGGTGGACGACGACATCGGCGACGACCTCGAGCTGCTGCTGCAGGCGACCGAGCTCGTCGTGACGACCCAGTTCGGCTCGACCTCGATGCTGCAGCGCAAGCTGCGGGTCGGGTTCGCCAAGGCCGGGCGCCTCATGGACCTGCTCGAGTCCCGCGGCGTGGTCGGCCCCTCGGAGGGCTCCAAGGCGCGTGACGTGCTCATCAAGCTCGACGACCTGCCGATGACGCTGGCCCTCATGCGCGGGGACGAGGTCCCCGACCCGGAGCCGGTCTTCGACGGCGAGGCGCTGTCCTCGTCACCGGGGGTGACCCACGACTCCGTCGACCGCACCGACGAGGTCCGGACGGGGTATGCCGCGGCGCCGGACCCGCGGTACGCCGACGACCCGGTCGCCAGGAGCCTGGCCGGTCGGGAGGAGGTCGAGGAGTCCCTCGACGCCTGGGAGCTCACCGGGCGCGACTGAGCCTGCTGGACACGGGCGAAGCGCACACACTGCGAGACGTGGGGCACGGGGTGGAATGGATCCCGTGCCCCTCGTCGTTGCGCAGAGGTGACTGCCGCCCCTGAGACCCTCACTGACGCCACCCCGACTCGAACCTCCGCTCCGACTCTCACTCCGACTGCCGCTCCGACGGGCCGCTCCTACGTGCGCTTCGTCCTGGTGCTCGGCGCGCTCATCGCCATCGGGCCGCTGACCATCGACACCTACCTGCCGGCGCTGCCCTCCATCACGCGCGACCTCGCAGCGTCGGAGTCGGCGGTGCAGGGCACGTTGACAGGCATCCTGCTCGGCATGGGGCTCGGGCAGCTCTTGGTCGGCCCCCTCGCCGATGCCGTCGGTCGCCGTCGGCCGCTGATCGCGGGTCTGGCACTGCACATCGCGGCATCGGTGTTCTGCGCGTTCGCGCCGTCCATCGAGCTGCTGACCGTCGGACGGGCGGTCCAGGGGCTGGGCAACGCCGCCGTCGCGGTGGTCTCGATGGCGATGGTGCGCGACCTGTTCGCGGGTTCCGCGGCGGCGACGATGCTCTCCCGGCTGATGCTCGTCATGGGGCTCGCCCCCGTGCTGGCGCCAACCCTGGGCGGTTTCATCCTCAGGCTCACGTCGTGGCGCGGGGTCTTCGGAATCCTCGCCGTGGCCGGGGTGCTGCTGGTGACGCTGGCCAGCCTCGCCCTGCGGGAGACCCTGCCGCCCGAGCGCCGCCGGCCGATGGCCCTCCGCCCGGTGCTCAGCACCTACGGCATGCTCCTGCGCGACCGGACCTTCGTCGGGCTGGTCCTGATCAGTGGCCTCATGTTCGCGACGCTGTTCTCCTACATCGGCGGTTCCTCGTTCGTGCTCCAGAACATCTACGGCCTGAGCGTGACCCAGTTCGGGCTGGCCTTCGGCCTCAACTCGCTCGGGTTCCTCACCGGGTCGCAGGTGAACCCCTTCCTGCTCAAGCGGTTCCAGCCGCGCCAGCTGGTCCGGGCGGGCGTGACGATCGGTGCGGTTGCAGCGCTGCTCCTGCTGGCGTCGGCGGTCACCGGAGTCGGGGGCCTGCCCATGGTCCTCGGCCCGCTGTGGTTCCTGTTGTTCTCGTGCGGCCTCACGCTGCCCAACACTCCGGCCCTCGCCCTGACGCGTCACGGGGAGGCGGCCGGGACCGCCGCCGCACTGCTCGGCGCCTCGCAGTTCGTGATCGGTGGCGCGGCAGCCCCGCTCATCGGGATGATGGGATCGGGCTCGGCCGTCCCCATGGCGCTGGTCATGTCGGTCACCGCCTCGCTGGCGGCGCTCGTGGCCGCCCGTACCCTGCGCGTGAGCGTCGTCACGACCTGAGGCGGCGCCGCGCGCCCTCCCCGGGTGTGTCGCTGTGTGTCGCTCACTGCAAAGGACTCTGAGATGCTGATCCACCCCTGGGACGCCGCGTTGGACGCGGCGGAGTGGCGCGACTGGCTGGCCGGGACGGACCGTTTCGGTGTCTTGGCCGTCAACAACGTGGACCCCGCGTCAGCGCCCTTGGTGCTGCCCACCCACTTCACCATCGGCGAGGGCGAGCTCCTGCTGCACCTGGCCCGGCCCAACCCGGTCTGGCCGCACCTCGAGGCAGCGACGCAGGTGCGTCTGGCCGTCGTCGGGGACTACGCCTTCATCCCCGGCCACTGGCGTGCCAAGGCTGGCGGGCCTGACGAAGACGGGGTGCCGACCAGCTACTACGCCTCGGTGCAGTTCGTCTGTCGCCCCATCGTCGTCGACGACCCTGCCGGCAAGGTGAGCATCCTCGAGAGCCAGCTCGCCGATCTCCAGCCTGAGGGTGGACACGCCCCCGTGGCCGTCGACGCGCCGCCCTACGGACGCCTGCTGCCCGGCATCCGCGGCGTCCGTCTGCAGATCCTCGCTGTCGACGCGAAGTTCAAGTACGACGACGCCAACCCCGTCGACCACCGGGCTCGTGTCAGTGACCAGCTCGACCACCGCGACCACGCCCTCGACCGCGGCGCTGCCAGTCAGCAGCGTCGACGCCTGGGTCGGGTCGGGGACTGGAAGTCGCACCGGACCACACCCTGAGGACCCGTACCGCTGCCGTCGCGACGGCTACTGTGGTCACTTCGACTCGGAGGGAGCATCCGCATGACCGCCACCCCAACCGTCCAGCACATCCCCGGCGTGGGCACCGTGTACCTCCCGGTGAGCGACCAGGACCGTTCGCTCGCGTTCTACCGCGACCTGCTCGGCTTCGAGGTCCGCACTGACACCGAGTTCGGCGAGGGATTCCGCTGGGTCGAGGTGGCTCCAGCCGGTGCGTACACCGTGATCGCCCTCGTGCCGCCGATGGGCGAGGAGGCCCCACAGCCTGGTGGCAATGCGCCGTTCGGCTTCGACACGCCCAACCTCGAGGAGGCGATGGCCGAGTTCAGCTCGCGCGGCATCAAGTTCGAGGACCTGATGGGCGGCGAGGGTCCCGTGCCGGCGATGGCGTACTTCCGCGACCCCGACGGCAACCGCATCCTGCTGGTCGAGGAGACCACGCGCTGACAGCCGCCAGCACAGAGGTGACACGCCCACCTAGGGTGTCGCCATGCGTGATTGGCTCGCAGCCGTCAAGGGACATCCGAGTGGGGTGCTCCTCGCGGCCCAGCTGCTGGAGGTGCTGGCGTACCCCTTCGCCGGGGACACCCCGATCGGGCGGACCGTCATCGGGGTGTTCGGCGTGCTGGTGCTGTCGATCGCGGTGTATGCCGTGCGCGCCACCCCGGCCCTGACCTGGGTCGCGGTGGTGATCGGCGTCCC
This region includes:
- a CDS encoding FtsK/SpoIIIE family DNA translocase; translation: MATRPSTSTRSSAGRGTATRPANRKSSGPRKSPARGKTSGGGLPFPLRAVRGTWMGMAHVAGGAVRKVGSSARELEPEHRRDGLGFTLIGLSIVVAAREWWAFNGAIGDVIHAVVAGTFGRVAYAVPLALLFLGIRFLRAPQDDSANSRIGVGLGALAFAACGLAHVAAGIPSPPHGADGMRNGGGIIGFLASSPLAAAVSVYGTVPILLMLGFFGVLVMSATPVHMVPTRLAELRDHLLHRGAADSGPDAPTDVVEDKPKRRRRVIDPEGPLEGDEAFEQAALVAPDGRRFRPGEKRPTSPGVLAPSAPADPTSPMRTPAVEVKAALEAPPTTPLPQRVEQLALAGDITYTLPDNAILEPGSPHKTRSAANDRVVESLTQVLEQFDIDAQVTGFSRGPTVTRYEVELGRGTKVERVTALSKNIAYAVASADVRILSPIPGKSAIGIEIPNADREKVSLGDVLRSQAARGNEHPMVMGVGKDVEGGYVIANLAKMPHLLVAGATGAGKSSFVNSMITSILMRATPDEVRMVLVDPKRVELTAYEGIPHLITPIITNPKKAAEALAWVVREMDTRYDDLAQFGFKHIDDFNKAVKAGKVKPLPGSERTIHPYPYLLVIVDELADLMMVAPRDVEESIVRITQLARAAGIHLVLATQRPSVDVVTGLIKANVPSRMAFATSSLADSRVVLDQPGAEKLIGQGDALFLPMGSSKTMRVQGAWVTESEIQQVVKHVTGQLKPSYREDVTVVAAKKQVDDDIGDDLELLLQATELVVTTQFGSTSMLQRKLRVGFAKAGRLMDLLESRGVVGPSEGSKARDVLIKLDDLPMTLALMRGDEVPDPEPVFDGEALSSSPGVTHDSVDRTDEVRTGYAAAPDPRYADDPVARSLAGREEVEESLDAWELTGRD
- a CDS encoding multidrug effflux MFS transporter, producing the protein MRFVLVLGALIAIGPLTIDTYLPALPSITRDLAASESAVQGTLTGILLGMGLGQLLVGPLADAVGRRRPLIAGLALHIAASVFCAFAPSIELLTVGRAVQGLGNAAVAVVSMAMVRDLFAGSAAATMLSRLMLVMGLAPVLAPTLGGFILRLTSWRGVFGILAVAGVLLVTLASLALRETLPPERRRPMALRPVLSTYGMLLRDRTFVGLVLISGLMFATLFSYIGGSSFVLQNIYGLSVTQFGLAFGLNSLGFLTGSQVNPFLLKRFQPRQLVRAGVTIGAVAALLLLASAVTGVGGLPMVLGPLWFLLFSCGLTLPNTPALALTRHGEAAGTAAALLGASQFVIGGAAAPLIGMMGSGSAVPMALVMSVTASLAALVAARTLRVSVVTT
- a CDS encoding FMN-binding negative transcriptional regulator, with product MLIHPWDAALDAAEWRDWLAGTDRFGVLAVNNVDPASAPLVLPTHFTIGEGELLLHLARPNPVWPHLEAATQVRLAVVGDYAFIPGHWRAKAGGPDEDGVPTSYYASVQFVCRPIVVDDPAGKVSILESQLADLQPEGGHAPVAVDAPPYGRLLPGIRGVRLQILAVDAKFKYDDANPVDHRARVSDQLDHRDHALDRGAASQQRRRLGRVGDWKSHRTTP
- a CDS encoding VOC family protein; this encodes MTATPTVQHIPGVGTVYLPVSDQDRSLAFYRDLLGFEVRTDTEFGEGFRWVEVAPAGAYTVIALVPPMGEEAPQPGGNAPFGFDTPNLEEAMAEFSSRGIKFEDLMGGEGPVPAMAYFRDPDGNRILLVEETTR